A window from uncultured Desulfobacter sp. encodes these proteins:
- a CDS encoding filamentous hemagglutinin N-terminal domain-containing protein produces the protein MKLLLNYNWFMILVVCIVWGGVYPPFISQAEVITDGSLGAEVTLGGPDFQITHDLGQIRGQNLFHSFSQFNIQMNESATFTGPASVQNIISRVTGGNASYIDGTLKSTIDGADFYLLNPSGIMFGPWANLDVKGSFHASTADYLKFDNGEIFHADPSTESILSVAKPESFGFLNDNPAGIFLDDSWIGVNDGGRLSIVAGDIDVVGGDWGARIRARGGEIQLIGVGCAGEINVDAPNLLYAENSQTGTVDISKADIFTDSATSAGTVIIKGGRILLSETSVGSGNSGDFDGADTAVDMEAGSQLDISNGSTVYSLSFASGNSGEVIVKAPDLKLADYSVISSHCFGDGDGGALFIEANSFDMNNGSYIYSASTGTGKGSNISVDVDTLNIDGGESINSFTGIHEHISGTASSGDITIAADEVDVRNGSITTSALTDSTSGNSGNIIIETGRLSLNDGMISSDGSIGSSGNINIHADILEAFNNSLIDASTTASGDSGSINIISENFLLDHSTISNGTVGFGNGGDISINASQLTVQSESSIYSISWGAGAGGHIWITADDVVIKGQKEGGTTDIATDSKISGDAGSISIIADNSLKLLDGGIISANAYDEGNAGEILISSRAVLLSGNDSVMSSCITSLYAENTSGQGGAIRLLNVDSLVMKEGTFISTETLGGSDAGPIEIDAKEISLTGAGILAATHSNGNGGDIEINAQEITLSGGKGISCETQGSGNGGKLILNAENLIIKDVAQIASDSFSTGSGGALEIKTTGDVILDNGLITTESQKAQGGDIHITARNLNLSNQSEILAKSSGTGDAGTVTISVLSDLTSDDSVINTQASQADGGNIDVDAGKLISLKSAKILASVGGGADTTGGNITLTSKNIIMGEDSQIYANAFEGEGGHINISSTLFLKDPLAIIDASSEIGVDGVVEIHSPFTNVSGSLKPLPSEFLNAENLIKPPCEVRVKQGDYGSFIVKGRDALPMEPGGFQMSLMAEFND, from the coding sequence ATGAAACTATTACTAAACTATAATTGGTTTATGATCCTGGTTGTATGTATTGTTTGGGGTGGTGTCTATCCTCCTTTTATCAGCCAGGCAGAAGTCATCACCGATGGTTCATTGGGTGCAGAAGTAACACTGGGAGGTCCTGACTTCCAAATCACGCATGATTTGGGGCAGATTCGAGGCCAAAACCTTTTCCATAGTTTCAGTCAGTTCAATATTCAAATGAACGAAAGTGCTACGTTCACCGGTCCGGCTTCAGTACAAAATATTATCAGCCGTGTTACCGGGGGAAACGCTTCTTATATCGACGGGACGCTTAAATCCACCATAGACGGGGCCGATTTTTATCTGTTAAATCCGTCCGGCATCATGTTCGGCCCGTGGGCAAATCTTGACGTGAAAGGCTCTTTTCATGCAAGCACCGCAGATTATCTTAAATTTGATAATGGTGAAATTTTTCATGCGGATCCTTCAACGGAGAGTATCCTGAGTGTGGCAAAGCCTGAATCTTTTGGGTTTCTAAACGACAATCCGGCGGGGATTTTTCTTGATGACTCATGGATTGGGGTAAATGACGGTGGACGATTGTCTATTGTTGCCGGTGATATTGATGTTGTTGGCGGAGATTGGGGTGCTCGAATTCGTGCCCGGGGCGGAGAGATTCAATTGATCGGTGTCGGTTGCGCCGGAGAAATTAATGTAGACGCCCCCAATCTGTTATATGCAGAAAACAGCCAGACCGGTACCGTTGATATATCAAAAGCAGATATATTTACCGACAGCGCAACCTCAGCAGGAACTGTTATCATAAAAGGAGGGCGAATCCTGCTTAGTGAAACCAGCGTAGGCTCAGGGAATTCTGGGGATTTTGATGGTGCCGATACGGCGGTGGATATGGAGGCCGGATCGCAACTGGATATTTCAAACGGCAGTACGGTTTATTCCCTTTCATTCGCTTCGGGAAACAGCGGTGAGGTTATAGTAAAGGCCCCGGATCTAAAATTGGCGGACTACTCTGTGATTAGTTCTCACTGCTTTGGAGATGGAGATGGTGGTGCGCTTTTCATTGAAGCAAATAGTTTTGATATGAATAACGGCAGTTACATTTATTCCGCTTCTACTGGGACGGGAAAAGGATCGAATATCTCAGTGGATGTTGACACGTTGAACATCGATGGTGGAGAGAGCATTAATAGTTTTACCGGGATACATGAACATATTTCCGGTACCGCGTCAAGCGGCGATATCACAATAGCCGCAGATGAGGTTGACGTACGCAACGGGTCAATAACGACCTCTGCATTAACAGATAGTACATCAGGAAATTCGGGAAATATAATCATTGAAACCGGACGGCTCTCTTTGAATGACGGCATGATCAGCTCTGACGGAAGTATCGGCAGCTCCGGTAATATAAATATTCATGCTGATATTCTTGAAGCGTTTAATAACAGCCTTATTGACGCAAGTACCACCGCCTCAGGTGATAGCGGATCAATAAATATCATTTCAGAAAATTTTTTGCTTGATCACTCAACTATTTCTAACGGCACTGTAGGTTTCGGAAATGGCGGAGACATCAGTATCAATGCCTCTCAATTAACAGTTCAAAGCGAATCTTCTATATATTCAATCTCTTGGGGTGCAGGTGCAGGAGGACATATTTGGATCACCGCAGATGATGTTGTGATTAAGGGACAGAAAGAAGGCGGAACTACAGACATAGCAACAGATAGCAAAATATCAGGCGATGCAGGGAGCATCAGCATTATTGCGGACAATTCATTAAAACTGCTTGATGGGGGGATTATTTCTGCTAATGCTTATGATGAAGGCAACGCCGGAGAGATTTTAATATCTTCACGAGCAGTACTGCTTTCAGGCAACGATTCGGTAATGTCTTCTTGTATAACCAGCCTTTATGCAGAAAATACATCCGGTCAGGGAGGGGCAATTCGATTATTGAATGTGGATTCTCTCGTCATGAAGGAAGGTACTTTTATCTCTACAGAGACGCTTGGAGGCTCAGATGCAGGGCCTATCGAAATTGACGCAAAAGAAATTAGTCTGACGGGTGCCGGTATTCTGGCCGCAACCCACAGCAATGGAAATGGCGGTGACATAGAAATAAATGCCCAAGAAATTACATTAAGCGGGGGAAAGGGGATCTCCTGTGAAACCCAAGGATCCGGTAATGGTGGAAAACTCATTTTAAATGCTGAAAATCTGATAATCAAGGACGTTGCTCAAATTGCTTCGGACAGTTTCAGCACAGGCTCTGGCGGTGCGCTTGAAATCAAAACCACAGGAGATGTGATCCTTGATAACGGATTGATTACAACCGAATCCCAAAAGGCCCAGGGCGGGGATATCCATATTACGGCCCGGAATTTGAACTTGTCGAATCAATCTGAAATTCTGGCAAAAAGCAGCGGCACCGGGGATGCGGGAACTGTCACCATTTCTGTCTTATCTGATTTGACCAGTGACGATTCCGTGATCAACACCCAGGCCTCCCAAGCCGACGGAGGAAACATTGACGTGGATGCCGGTAAACTGATCTCCCTGAAATCAGCCAAAATACTGGCAAGCGTAGGCGGCGGCGCCGACACCACCGGGGGAAACATAACCCTGACATCAAAAAATATCATTATGGGCGAAGATTCACAAATTTATGCTAATGCATTTGAAGGAGAAGGCGGCCATATAAACATATCCTCAACGCTGTTTTTAAAAGATCCGTTGGCTATTATTGATGCTTCTTCCGAAATCGGGGTTGACGGCGTTGTGGAGATTCATTCGCCTTTTACCAATGTAAGCGGCAGTCTTAAACCCCTGCCGTCCGAATTTTTAAATGCGGAGAATTTGATTAAACCGCCCTGCGAGGTCCGGGTTAAGCAGGGCGATTACGGCAGTTTTATTGTTAAAGGACGGGACGCTCTTCCCATGGAACCCGGTGGATTTCAAATGAGCCTGATGGCTGAATTTAATGATTGA
- a CDS encoding caspase family protein has protein sequence MQRIGEKTAWFIFYLSLVVGISVILPQTGYTAPAPVKYALLIGIDDYTDTEFPSLKGAKNDVKLMEDLLITRWGFHPPNIYKLMDQEATHTGIAQAFAELENMIQTGDMVYIHYSGHGSRVPDLNHDERTIQGQQMDSTWVSYGSRTQLPGRAGTPNGAFNESSGIGIYTTQDNDYDIIDDEINAWLSALSRKTDRIVFVSDSCHSGTVTRGTDALKTRGIAPDKRIYPRGKICPAAEPVAGVRISACRDNEKAREYKAGEQIHGMFTWFWARALERAVPGYTWADLYKKTAARVKNQSDRRQHPQIEGSRNLPVFGAGCLEKEGTIAVKDVMPDGKYIYLNAGSLLGVTVGSVYREYNPNKPSAELASATITKVKPAWSLAACRQPLSVGALVMLESYHSDTEPIKITIRSDLASDAPLLDKLTAMVQELNAYEISASQAHNGLLLQILRPKQNAHGRYIYAAKADTLPVSFADAAPECWILTTGEEIYNNHGALKVNLTDTKAMDYLKINLSKIARIKNMLTLSATPGQKPFVDLNVTIWKQTDKADPGAQPGGKGKYWKPEKTLAVQELDQMVFKAEEGHQRMLTFSMNNHALSAYHTYLINITPSGAINPFFPDPGYTDMGYLGPKEDVDIEGLYFYSDTPGREYIRLIASRTPLDIYVLKQGAFVGRTNKRTKLSEPPLERLLQMKVGAVKTRGESGVNFKASEWTTVQGGFYVE, from the coding sequence ATGCAGCGTATAGGGGAAAAGACGGCATGGTTCATCTTTTATCTTTCATTAGTCGTTGGCATATCAGTCATTTTACCGCAAACAGGATACACGGCGCCTGCGCCTGTAAAATACGCGCTGTTAATCGGTATTGACGATTATACAGACACAGAGTTCCCATCTTTAAAAGGCGCAAAAAATGATGTTAAACTTATGGAGGATCTGCTCATCACCCGGTGGGGTTTTCACCCCCCCAATATATATAAGTTGATGGATCAAGAAGCGACCCACACCGGCATCGCCCAGGCATTTGCCGAGCTGGAAAATATGATTCAAACCGGGGATATGGTGTATATCCACTATTCCGGCCATGGCTCCCGTGTGCCGGATCTAAATCATGATGAGAGAACAATTCAGGGACAACAGATGGATTCCACCTGGGTTTCCTATGGTTCCCGAACCCAATTGCCCGGCAGGGCCGGAACACCGAATGGTGCGTTCAATGAATCGTCAGGCATTGGTATCTATACCACACAGGACAATGACTATGACATTATTGATGATGAAATTAACGCCTGGTTAAGCGCATTATCCAGAAAAACCGACCGCATTGTATTTGTCTCCGACTCCTGCCATTCCGGCACCGTCACCCGGGGAACAGATGCCTTGAAAACAAGGGGGATCGCACCGGACAAACGCATTTATCCCCGGGGAAAAATCTGCCCTGCCGCCGAACCTGTTGCCGGAGTGCGGATCTCCGCATGCCGGGACAATGAGAAAGCCAGGGAATATAAGGCCGGAGAACAAATCCATGGAATGTTCACCTGGTTCTGGGCCCGGGCACTTGAGAGGGCCGTGCCCGGGTATACATGGGCTGACCTGTACAAAAAAACGGCCGCCCGGGTAAAAAATCAAAGTGATCGCCGCCAGCATCCCCAAATAGAAGGTTCCCGAAACTTACCGGTCTTCGGTGCTGGCTGTCTTGAAAAAGAGGGAACCATTGCAGTCAAAGACGTGATGCCTGACGGAAAATATATTTACCTGAATGCCGGGTCACTGTTAGGCGTAACGGTTGGATCGGTATACCGGGAATATAACCCGAACAAGCCGTCAGCAGAATTGGCCTCGGCGACCATCACCAAAGTCAAACCGGCCTGGAGTCTGGCAGCATGCCGGCAGCCTCTTTCTGTCGGTGCTCTTGTGATGCTTGAATCCTATCATTCCGATACGGAACCTATCAAAATCACCATTCGCTCAGACCTTGCAAGTGACGCCCCCCTGCTTGATAAACTGACTGCCATGGTGCAAGAACTCAACGCATATGAAATCTCAGCGTCCCAGGCACACAACGGATTGCTGCTTCAAATCCTGCGCCCCAAACAAAATGCCCACGGCCGTTACATCTATGCAGCCAAGGCCGATACACTGCCCGTTTCTTTTGCCGATGCAGCTCCTGAATGCTGGATACTGACCACCGGAGAAGAGATATACAACAACCATGGCGCTTTAAAAGTGAACCTCACCGATACAAAGGCCATGGACTACCTAAAAATAAATTTAAGCAAAATTGCACGGATCAAAAATATGCTGACACTTTCTGCAACACCGGGTCAAAAGCCGTTTGTGGATCTAAATGTCACCATTTGGAAACAAACTGATAAAGCCGATCCTGGCGCGCAACCCGGCGGAAAAGGCAAGTATTGGAAGCCGGAGAAAACATTGGCAGTTCAGGAACTTGATCAGATGGTATTCAAGGCGGAGGAAGGACATCAGCGCATGCTGACTTTTTCCATGAATAACCACGCGTTGTCGGCTTATCATACCTACCTGATCAATATAACCCCATCCGGTGCGATCAATCCATTTTTTCCCGATCCTGGTTATACTGACATGGGATACCTCGGCCCCAAAGAAGACGTGGACATTGAGGGACTCTACTTTTACAGTGATACGCCGGGACGTGAGTATATTCGACTGATTGCCAGTCGGACGCCCCTCGATATCTATGTTCTCAAACAAGGTGCTTTTGTCGGCAGAACGAATAAAAGAACGAAATTAAGTGAACCCCCTTTGGAAAGGCTGCTGCAAATGAAGGTCGGGGCGGTTAAAACCCGTGGAGAATCAGGGGTGAATTTTAAGGCATCGGAATGGACAACGGTTCAGGGCGGATTTTATGTAGAATAA
- a CDS encoding ECF-type sigma factor yields the protein MTERRETNDFQTAQRVCNQIRSGNLEAITELYQVYHHRFLAFANARLRSNPSASPEDVVSKFWIELLNGKAICRFKGLNSASLYSFLLNILAYRILDHLRSIGNKTKQEMNEAESGRNGNRKKDLSDIAGENPKEPTNQETILQQFVHESLLALSEKNPKDAELIKLHLLEGWTYTEIAGHFYKMEESEQSESRKITDRIKKQFTRPGTGSKSKLKRIMENKMNRYELTIKDLLGE from the coding sequence ATGACTGAACGCCGGGAAACCAACGACTTTCAAACAGCCCAAAGGGTTTGCAACCAAATCCGCAGCGGGAATCTTGAAGCCATCACCGAACTTTACCAGGTCTATCATCACCGATTTTTAGCTTTTGCAAACGCAAGATTACGAAGTAACCCGTCTGCGAGTCCTGAAGATGTCGTCAGTAAATTCTGGATAGAATTGTTAAATGGAAAAGCCATTTGCCGATTTAAAGGACTTAACTCCGCGTCCTTGTATTCATTTTTGTTAAACATTCTTGCGTACAGAATCCTGGACCATTTGCGCAGTATTGGGAATAAAACAAAACAGGAGATGAATGAAGCTGAATCAGGCCGGAATGGTAACAGGAAGAAAGATCTGTCAGATATTGCCGGGGAGAATCCCAAAGAACCGACAAACCAGGAGACGATACTTCAACAGTTTGTGCATGAATCGTTGTTAGCGCTCTCTGAAAAAAACCCTAAAGATGCCGAATTGATAAAATTACATTTGCTGGAAGGATGGACATATACGGAAATTGCCGGCCACTTCTACAAGATGGAGGAGAGTGAGCAGTCAGAATCCCGAAAAATAACCGATAGAATCAAAAAACAGTTTACCAGACCCGGAACAGGCTCCAAATCCAAGCTTAAACGGATTATGGAAAATAAAATGAACCGATACGAACTGACGATTAAGGATTTACTGGGGGAATAA
- a CDS encoding TIGR02757 family protein, producing MKIGTQKLRTKLDQLYAAYNRKQYVDPDPLLFLYNYRDVRDREIAGIIASSLAYGRVKMIMQSVSAVFEKMGPDLRGFVINADPKDIAGMFHHFKYRFATGDHLTALIMGLQRVIADYGTIEACFTEDQAGETDLSKGLARIRTRVVEAGGAGHLLADPVKASACKRSHLFLRWMVRKDQVDPGGWSNVPTAALTCPVDAHMFKIGHLLGFTKRKSADRVCAAQITEGFRRICPEDPVKYDFCLTRFGIREGLDISELKRFLKDDEYHV from the coding sequence ATGAAAATTGGCACACAAAAACTGAGAACAAAGCTGGACCAGCTTTATGCGGCATATAACCGCAAACAATATGTTGATCCTGACCCCTTGCTGTTTCTTTACAATTACCGGGATGTCCGGGACAGGGAAATTGCAGGGATCATTGCATCAAGTCTGGCATATGGCCGGGTGAAAATGATCATGCAGAGTGTGTCGGCCGTGTTTGAAAAAATGGGGCCGGACCTTCGCGGGTTTGTCATCAATGCTGATCCCAAAGATATAGCAGGTATGTTTCACCACTTTAAATACAGATTTGCCACAGGAGATCACCTGACCGCCCTGATTATGGGGTTGCAGCGGGTCATTGCCGATTACGGCACCATAGAAGCCTGTTTTACCGAGGATCAGGCGGGTGAAACAGATCTGTCCAAAGGACTTGCCCGGATCAGGACCCGGGTGGTGGAGGCCGGCGGTGCAGGACATCTTCTGGCTGATCCGGTCAAAGCATCCGCCTGCAAACGCAGCCACCTGTTTTTAAGGTGGATGGTGCGCAAGGACCAGGTGGACCCGGGAGGCTGGTCCAATGTACCTACAGCCGCGCTGACCTGTCCTGTGGATGCCCACATGTTTAAAATCGGTCATCTGCTTGGATTTACGAAACGAAAGAGTGCCGACAGGGTCTGTGCTGCCCAGATCACCGAAGGGTTCAGGCGAATCTGCCCCGAAGATCCGGTGAAATATGACTTTTGTCTGACCCGGTTCGGCATCCGTGAAGGGCTTGATATATCTGAACTAAAACGGTTTTTAAAGGACGATGAGTATCATGTATAG
- the sfsA gene encoding DNA/RNA nuclease SfsA has product MYSGYELPHLIKGKLVKRYKRFLADIELDTGEVVTAHCPNSGSMKGCAQAGAEAWISQSTNPKRKLKYTWELTRIDGTFIGINTLVPNRLVKASVENDLIPELSGYSQVRSEVKTSEHTRLDLMLEGTNGKQCFVEIKNCTLVENRVARFPDAVTTRGQKHIQELVDLVSKGHRAILFFLVQRTDADAFTPAADIDPEYAKKLMQARLKGVEIIVRDVVFDLDVAPALIRINRSLNLLNTI; this is encoded by the coding sequence ATGTATAGCGGATATGAACTGCCGCACCTGATCAAGGGAAAACTGGTAAAACGATATAAACGCTTTCTGGCCGATATTGAACTGGACACAGGAGAGGTGGTCACAGCCCATTGCCCCAACTCGGGTTCCATGAAAGGCTGTGCTCAGGCGGGTGCCGAGGCGTGGATCTCCCAAAGCACCAACCCCAAACGAAAGCTCAAATACACCTGGGAACTGACCCGGATTGACGGCACGTTCATCGGTATTAATACGCTGGTGCCCAACCGGCTGGTCAAGGCCTCCGTGGAAAATGATTTGATCCCGGAGCTTTCCGGTTACAGCCAGGTGAGATCTGAAGTCAAAACCTCTGAACACACCCGCCTGGATCTGATGCTGGAAGGCACAAACGGCAAGCAGTGTTTTGTGGAAATCAAAAACTGCACTCTGGTGGAAAACCGGGTGGCCAGGTTCCCGGATGCCGTGACCACCCGGGGGCAAAAACATATCCAGGAGCTTGTGGATCTGGTGTCCAAAGGCCACAGAGCCATACTTTTTTTTCTTGTCCAGCGCACGGATGCCGATGCGTTTACCCCGGCTGCGGACATTGATCCGGAATATGCAAAAAAACTAATGCAGGCCAGATTAAAAGGCGTTGAGATTATTGTCCGGGATGTTGTTTTTGATCTGGATGTCGCCCCGGCACTGATTCGTATAAATCGCTCCTTAAATCTGCTGAACACCATCTAA
- a CDS encoding response regulator: MDQILANLCVNGRDAIAGVGRITVETSNETLDEAYCIDNTDFIPGDYVCLAVSDDGCGMDAETASRIFEPFFTTKEAGKGTGLGLSTIYGILKQNKGCINVYSEPGQGTTFKLYFRRYTGNDVVLDGAQHKMKTVPPGTETILLVEDEPAILNMIASALNKSGYHVLKANTPDEAIKLAGENSKIDLILTDVIMPSMNGRKLAELTVAIHPSMQCIYMSGYTADVIAHHGVLNDNINFISKPFTMKNLLGKIRSVLDGVQQI, translated from the coding sequence GTGGATCAAATCCTTGCCAACCTTTGTGTGAACGGGCGGGATGCCATCGCCGGTGTGGGCAGAATAACCGTTGAGACATCAAATGAAACGTTGGACGAGGCATATTGTATAGACAATACGGACTTTATTCCCGGCGATTATGTTTGTCTTGCCGTAAGTGACGACGGCTGCGGGATGGATGCTGAAACAGCCAGCCGGATTTTTGAACCGTTTTTCACAACCAAAGAGGCGGGTAAAGGCACGGGGCTTGGGCTGTCAACGATATATGGCATCCTAAAGCAGAACAAAGGTTGTATTAATGTATACAGTGAACCGGGGCAGGGGACGACATTTAAATTATACTTTAGACGCTATACCGGAAATGATGTGGTGTTAGACGGCGCGCAACACAAAATGAAGACGGTTCCCCCAGGCACGGAGACCATTCTGCTTGTTGAGGATGAACCGGCAATATTAAATATGATTGCCTCTGCGCTGAACAAAAGCGGATATCATGTGCTTAAAGCAAATACACCGGACGAGGCCATTAAACTTGCCGGTGAAAACAGTAAAATTGATCTGATACTCACGGATGTGATCATGCCTTCCATGAACGGGCGCAAATTGGCCGAGTTGACGGTCGCCATCCATCCATCCATGCAGTGTATCTATATGTCCGGATACACGGCAGACGTCATAGCCCATCATGGGGTGCTGAATGATAACATCAACTTCATTTCCAAGCCGTTTACCATGAAAAATCTGCTGGGCAAAATACGTTCGGTATTAGATGGTGTTCAGCAGATTTAA
- a CDS encoding PAS domain S-box protein, which yields MKLQCQLNLFAILILISVSGAICSAGVFAIKGVSMALNTKLINNQVTNFIDEIQDANSVLQNSRVDRVQNYVNRAQQDLLDGFSSYHFGNTGGVTVLDVSTQKLLIASDPNFFMQDRWIAEMLETKQKNLPSTKVFKNYVLGYQIYPQWNWLVVVFIEKKEIMAALSRFLYQAAFMLTGSLAAGILLLIWFNGRVIKPIRQLTAAAESISKGEWNVPLPKIKGKNEVATLASIFYTMSQNLAGMYSELKKNLADIAESKEQLRLSREQFKGLVETSSDLIWEVNNGCRYTYISPQVTQLLGYKPADLLGTSPDSLQSPKDREPESREINAFLSGNAAFAGIERHLLKKNGEKIILESSGVPFFSSKGEKLGFRGIDRDITERKKAAAKQQHLQDQLVQTQKMEAIGRLAGGVAHDFNNMLSVIIGNAEMGLDQLSSGDPHYHEFYEIKNAGERSSRLTRHLLAFARKQAVELKVIDLNEVITEMTSMLKRLIGEDIDFVWVPGNDLWQVKLDKS from the coding sequence ATGAAGCTGCAATGTCAACTTAATTTATTTGCCATACTGATATTGATTTCGGTATCCGGTGCCATTTGTTCGGCGGGGGTTTTTGCCATCAAGGGCGTCTCCATGGCGCTGAATACCAAATTGATAAACAACCAGGTCACGAATTTTATTGATGAAATCCAGGATGCCAATTCCGTTTTGCAAAACAGCAGGGTCGATCGTGTTCAGAATTATGTGAATCGGGCACAACAGGATTTACTTGACGGGTTTTCCTCGTACCATTTCGGTAACACCGGCGGGGTGACTGTTTTAGACGTTTCGACCCAGAAATTGCTTATCGCCTCTGATCCAAATTTTTTTATGCAGGATCGTTGGATTGCCGAAATGCTTGAGACAAAACAGAAAAATCTTCCATCTACAAAAGTATTCAAAAATTATGTGTTGGGATATCAGATATACCCTCAATGGAACTGGCTTGTGGTCGTTTTTATAGAAAAAAAAGAGATCATGGCTGCCCTGAGTCGTTTTCTTTATCAGGCCGCCTTTATGCTTACTGGGAGTCTGGCTGCAGGCATTTTACTGCTTATCTGGTTTAACGGCAGAGTCATAAAACCCATTCGCCAGCTCACGGCGGCCGCAGAAAGTATCAGCAAAGGAGAATGGAATGTCCCCTTGCCGAAAATAAAAGGCAAAAATGAAGTGGCTACCCTTGCGTCGATTTTTTATACAATGTCCCAGAATTTGGCCGGCATGTACAGTGAGTTGAAAAAGAATTTGGCCGATATCGCAGAATCAAAGGAGCAGTTGCGTTTAAGCAGAGAGCAGTTCAAGGGACTTGTGGAAACCAGCAGTGATCTGATCTGGGAAGTAAATAATGGCTGCCGGTATACCTATATCAGTCCCCAGGTGACCCAATTGCTTGGCTATAAGCCCGCTGATCTTCTGGGTACAAGTCCGGACAGTTTACAAAGCCCGAAGGACCGTGAGCCTGAAAGCCGGGAGATCAACGCGTTTTTGTCTGGGAATGCCGCTTTTGCCGGGATTGAACGGCATCTGCTGAAAAAAAACGGCGAAAAAATTATCCTGGAAAGCAGTGGCGTACCGTTTTTCAGTTCAAAAGGGGAGAAACTTGGATTCCGCGGCATTGACCGTGATATTACCGAGCGCAAAAAAGCGGCTGCCAAACAGCAGCATTTGCAGGATCAGCTTGTCCAGACCCAGAAAATGGAGGCGATCGGACGTCTTGCCGGCGGGGTGGCCCATGATTTTAATAACATGCTCAGCGTCATCATCGGCAATGCAGAGATGGGGCTGGATCAACTCTCTTCCGGTGATCCCCACTATCACGAATTTTATGAAATCAAAAATGCCGGAGAGCGGTCCAGCCGGCTTACCCGCCATCTTCTGGCATTTGCCAGAAAGCAGGCCGTTGAACTCAAAGTTATTGATCTCAATGAGGTGATTACTGAAATGACCTCCATGTTGAAACGACTTATCGGAGAAGATATTGATTTTGTGTGGGTGCCGGGCAATGACCTCTGGCAGGTTAAGCTTGATAAAAGCTAG